Proteins co-encoded in one Gracilimonas sediminicola genomic window:
- a CDS encoding 2'-5' RNA ligase family protein: MSKSIQLPLFTEDIRVNEFLILIEPPKNVTDYVSILKKELKEEFGSFKSGKSKAHITVSNFLVTQKRMDDVLAKVQRRVSLFSTFEMRLQDFRVFESGNTFYIGVQPSHTFNSLISEFKSIKKEVVKTTKFYSSETPHLTIGRNFNTKVFRQIKDRYLEKPFFYTFDVRKLTVLTRSNSKENYELYSHINLQN; this comes from the coding sequence ATGTCAAAATCAATCCAGTTACCCCTCTTTACGGAAGATATTAGAGTTAATGAGTTTCTCATTCTTATCGAGCCCCCTAAAAATGTGACCGATTATGTGTCCATTTTAAAGAAAGAGCTTAAAGAGGAGTTTGGTTCGTTTAAATCCGGAAAGTCGAAAGCACATATCACCGTCAGTAATTTTTTGGTAACTCAAAAACGAATGGATGATGTGCTTGCTAAAGTTCAAAGAAGAGTTTCTCTGTTCTCAACATTTGAGATGAGATTGCAAGACTTTAGAGTTTTTGAGTCCGGGAATACCTTTTATATAGGTGTTCAGCCCTCACATACATTCAATTCCCTGATCAGTGAGTTTAAATCCATAAAGAAAGAAGTGGTTAAAACCACCAAATTTTACAGCAGTGAAACCCCACATCTGACTATCGGTCGTAACTTTAATACCAAGGTGTTCAGACAAATAAAAGACAGATACCTGGAAAAGCCGTTTTTCTATACTTTTGATGTTAGAAAGCTGACGGTACTCACACGAAGCAACTCTAAAGAAAACTATGAGCTCTATTCTCACATAAACCTCCAAAATTAG
- a CDS encoding thymidine kinase: MINEPSLAPREFGWIEVVCGGMFSGKTEELIRRAKRAHIAGQKVVVVKPALDKRYSENEVVSHNETALPSILVDTADQIVLLTGDARVVCIDEAQFFDDRVVDVANTLANDGKRVIVAGLDMDFKGQPFGPMPYLLAIAEYVTKLHAVCAESGTMAHYSQRVVEKEGQVLVGEYDAYEPRARHCFRPPVDRRRGRPIKPFMNPALKETEEEPTDETEEINSEHT; the protein is encoded by the coding sequence ATGATAAACGAACCTTCGTTAGCACCGCGGGAATTTGGATGGATTGAAGTCGTTTGTGGCGGCATGTTTAGCGGAAAAACCGAGGAACTGATTCGCCGGGCAAAACGAGCTCATATTGCAGGACAAAAAGTAGTGGTGGTCAAACCCGCTCTCGACAAACGCTACAGTGAGAACGAGGTAGTATCTCATAATGAAACCGCCCTTCCCAGCATTTTAGTAGATACGGCCGATCAAATTGTACTGCTTACCGGAGATGCACGTGTTGTGTGCATTGATGAAGCCCAGTTTTTTGACGACCGGGTTGTGGATGTGGCAAATACGTTGGCTAACGATGGTAAACGTGTTATAGTAGCCGGGTTGGATATGGATTTCAAAGGGCAGCCATTCGGCCCTATGCCCTATCTGCTGGCTATTGCGGAATATGTTACCAAATTGCATGCTGTATGTGCCGAGAGCGGAACCATGGCCCACTACTCCCAGCGGGTAGTTGAAAAAGAAGGCCAGGTGCTGGTTGGGGAATACGATGCTTATGAACCCCGGGCCCGTCACTGCTTCCGCCCTCCCGTTGATCGGCGCCGTGGCCGACCGATTAAGCCATTTATGAATCCGGCTTTAAAAGAAACTGAAGAAGAACCTACCGACGAAACAGAAGAAATAAACTCAGAGCACACCTAA
- a CDS encoding transposase yields the protein MNFLPGHVYHVYNQGNNRDRIFFEKEDYFLFLKKMRKAFRSDCSLLAWCLMPNHFHWLLIINDDYNIDYHTTERTKKLNPLNKKIASLLSSYTQSINRKYGRSGSLFRKRTKAKSLNEQRFLHDNYLANCFFYIHQNPHKAGLVERIEHWEFSSFPDYCEIRNGNLCNINLALKLLELPKTVEGFYELSYKTIPEDSYKNIF from the coding sequence ATGAATTTTCTTCCGGGGCACGTATATCACGTTTATAATCAAGGAAATAACAGAGATAGAATATTCTTTGAGAAAGAAGATTATTTCTTGTTCTTGAAAAAGATGAGAAAGGCTTTTAGATCTGATTGTTCCTTACTCGCCTGGTGTTTAATGCCCAACCATTTCCACTGGCTTCTAATTATAAATGATGATTACAATATAGATTATCATACAACCGAGCGTACCAAAAAATTAAACCCACTAAACAAAAAGATAGCTTCTCTACTTAGCTCTTACACTCAGTCAATAAACAGAAAATATGGCCGATCAGGCTCTTTATTTAGAAAAAGAACAAAGGCTAAATCGTTAAACGAACAAAGATTTTTGCATGATAATTATTTGGCGAACTGCTTTTTTTATATACATCAAAACCCACACAAAGCCGGGTTAGTTGAAAGAATTGAACATTGGGAATTTTCTTCATTCCCTGACTACTGTGAGATTAGAAATGGAAATCTATGCAACATCAATCTTGCACTTAAACTGCTGGAATTACCTAAAACAGTTGAGGGATTTTACGAGCTATCTTACAAGACAATTCCTGAAGATTCTTATAAAAATATTTTTTAA